One segment of Streptomyces sp. NBC_01463 DNA contains the following:
- a CDS encoding Lsr2 family protein yields MAQKVQVLLVDDLDGGEADETVTFALDGKTYEIDLTTTNADKLRTLLEPYAKSGRRTGGRAASGRGKGRAVPGGNKDTAEIRKWARENGHSVNDRGRVPADIREAYEKANG; encoded by the coding sequence GTGGCACAGAAGGTTCAGGTCCTTCTTGTTGACGACCTCGACGGCGGCGAGGCGGACGAGACCGTCACGTTCGCGCTGGATGGCAAGACGTACGAGATCGACCTCACCACGACCAACGCGGACAAGCTCCGGACGCTTCTCGAGCCCTACGCGAAGAGCGGCCGGCGTACCGGTGGCCGTGCCGCGTCCGGACGTGGCAAGGGCCGCGCCGTTCCCGGTGGCAACAAGGACACCGCCGAGATCCGTAAGTGGGCGCGCGAGAACGGCCACAGCGTGAATGACCGCGGCCGTGTTCCCGCGGACATCCGTGAGGCTTACGAGAAGGCCAACGGCTGA
- a CDS encoding ATP-dependent Clp protease ATP-binding subunit codes for MFERFTDRARRVVVLAQEEARMLNHNYIGTEHILLGLIHEGEGVAAKALESLGISLEAVRQQVEEIIGQGQQAPSGHIPFTPRAKKVLELSLREALQLGHNYIGTEHILLGLIREGEGVAAQVLVKLGADLNRVRQQVIQLLSGYSGGKEAATAGGPAEGTPSTSLVLDQFGRNLTQAARESKLDPVIGREKEIERVMQVLSRRTKNNPVLIGEPGVGKTAVVEGLAQAIVKGEVPETLKDKHLYTLDLGALVAGSRYRGDFEERLKKVLKEIRTRGDIILFIDELHTLVGAGAAEGAIDAASILKPMLARGELQTIGATTLDEYRKHLEKDAALERRFQPIQVAEPSLQHTIEILKGLRDRYEAHHRVSITDEALVQAATLADRYISDRFLPDKAIDLIDEAGSRMRIRRMTAPPDLREFDEKIAGVRRDKESAIDSQDFEKAASLRDKEKQLLAAKAKREKEWKAGDMDVVAEVDGELIAEVLATATGIPVFKLTEEESSRLLRMEDELHKRVIGQKDAIKALSQAIRRTRAGLKDPKRPGGSFIFAGPSGVGKTELSKTLAEFLFGDEDALIALDMSEFSEKHTVSRLFGSPPGYVGYEEGGQLTEKVRRKPFSVVLFDEVEKAHPDIFNSLLQILEDGRLTDSQGRVVDFKNTVIIMTTNLGTRDISKGFNLGFAAQGDVKTNYERMKTKVNEELKQHFRPEFLNRVDDTVVFHQLTEEDIIQIVDLMLAKVDERLKDRDMGIELSAEAKSLLAKKGYDPVMGARPLRRTIQREIEDILSEKILFGELRPGHIVVVGTEGEGEEKKFTFRGEEKSALPDVPPIEQAAGGAGPNMTKEA; via the coding sequence ATGTTCGAGAGGTTCACCGACCGCGCGCGGCGGGTTGTCGTCCTGGCTCAGGAAGAAGCCCGGATGCTCAACCACAACTACATCGGCACCGAGCACATCCTCCTGGGCCTGATCCACGAGGGTGAGGGTGTCGCCGCTAAGGCCCTGGAGAGCCTCGGGATTTCGCTCGAGGCGGTCCGCCAGCAGGTGGAGGAGATCATCGGTCAGGGCCAGCAGGCCCCGTCCGGCCACATCCCCTTCACTCCCCGAGCCAAGAAGGTCCTGGAGCTGTCGCTCCGCGAGGCCCTTCAGCTCGGCCACAACTACATCGGCACCGAGCACATCCTGCTCGGCCTGATCCGCGAGGGCGAGGGCGTCGCAGCCCAGGTCCTCGTGAAGCTGGGCGCCGACCTGAACCGGGTCCGCCAGCAGGTCATCCAGCTGCTCTCCGGGTACTCGGGAGGCAAGGAGGCCGCCACAGCCGGCGGCCCCGCGGAGGGCACGCCCTCCACGTCCCTGGTGCTCGACCAGTTCGGCCGGAACCTCACCCAGGCCGCTCGTGAATCCAAGCTCGACCCGGTCATCGGGCGCGAGAAGGAGATCGAGCGGGTCATGCAGGTGCTGTCCCGCCGTACGAAGAACAACCCGGTCCTCATCGGCGAGCCCGGCGTCGGCAAGACGGCGGTCGTCGAGGGCCTGGCGCAGGCCATCGTCAAGGGCGAGGTGCCCGAGACCCTCAAGGACAAGCACCTCTACACCCTCGACCTCGGTGCGCTGGTCGCGGGCTCCCGCTACCGCGGTGACTTCGAGGAGCGCCTGAAGAAGGTCCTCAAGGAGATCCGCACCCGCGGCGACATCATCCTGTTCATCGACGAGCTCCACACCCTGGTGGGTGCGGGCGCCGCCGAGGGCGCGATCGACGCGGCGAGCATCCTCAAGCCCATGCTGGCGCGAGGCGAGCTCCAGACCATCGGTGCCACCACGCTCGACGAGTACCGCAAGCACCTGGAGAAGGACGCCGCTCTCGAGCGCCGCTTCCAGCCCATCCAGGTCGCGGAGCCGTCGCTGCAGCACACCATCGAGATCCTCAAGGGTCTGCGCGACCGCTACGAGGCCCACCACCGCGTGTCCATCACGGACGAGGCGCTGGTCCAGGCCGCGACGCTGGCCGACCGGTACATCTCGGACCGCTTCCTGCCGGACAAGGCGATCGACCTGATCGACGAGGCCGGTTCCCGGATGCGCATCCGCCGGATGACCGCGCCGCCGGACCTCCGCGAGTTCGACGAGAAGATCGCGGGCGTGCGCCGCGACAAGGAGTCGGCCATCGACTCCCAGGACTTCGAGAAGGCGGCGTCTCTCCGCGACAAGGAGAAGCAGCTGCTGGCGGCGAAGGCCAAGCGCGAGAAGGAGTGGAAGGCCGGCGACATGGACGTCGTGGCCGAGGTCGACGGCGAGCTCATCGCCGAGGTCCTCGCCACCGCGACCGGCATCCCGGTCTTCAAGCTGACGGAGGAGGAGTCCTCCCGTCTGCTGCGCATGGAGGACGAGCTGCACAAGCGCGTCATCGGCCAGAAGGACGCCATCAAGGCCCTCTCGCAGGCGATCCGCCGTACGCGAGCCGGTCTGAAGGACCCGAAGCGCCCCGGTGGCTCGTTCATCTTCGCCGGTCCGTCCGGTGTCGGTAAGACCGAGCTCTCCAAGACGCTCGCCGAATTCCTCTTCGGTGACGAGGACGCGCTGATCGCCCTCGACATGTCGGAGTTCAGCGAGAAGCACACGGTCTCGCGTCTCTTCGGCTCTCCCCCCGGTTACGTGGGTTACGAGGAGGGCGGCCAGCTCACCGAGAAGGTGCGCCGCAAGCCGTTCTCCGTCGTCCTCTTCGACGAGGTCGAGAAGGCCCACCCCGATATCTTCAATTCCCTGCTCCAGATCCTGGAGGACGGTCGCCTGACCGACTCCCAGGGCCGGGTGGTGGACTTCAAGAACACGGTCATCATCATGACGACCAACCTCGGGACCCGGGACATCTCCAAGGGCTTCAACCTGGGCTTCGCGGCCCAGGGCGACGTGAAGACGAACTACGAGCGGATGAAGACGAAGGTCAACGAAGAGCTCAAGCAGCACTTCCGGCCCGAGTTCCTCAACCGTGTCGACGACACGGTCGTCTTCCACCAGCTCACCGAGGAAGACATCATCCAGATCGTCGACCTCATGCTCGCCAAGGTGGACGAGCGGCTGAAGGACCGCGACATGGGCATCGAGCTCAGCGCGGAAGCGAAGTCGCTCCTGGCGAAGAAGGGCTACGACCCCGTGATGGGCGCCCGGCCGCTGCGCCGGACGATCCAGCGCGAGATCGAGGACATCCTCTCCGAGAAGATCCTCTTCGGTGAGCTGCGCCCCGGTCACATCGTGGTCGTCGGCACCGAGGGCGAGGGTGAGGAGAAGAAGTTCACCTTCCGTGGCGAGGAGAAGTCGGCTCTGCCCGACGTCCCTCCGATCGAGCAGGCGGCAGGCGGCGCCGGCCCGAACATGACGAAGGAAGCGTGA
- a CDS encoding type III pantothenate kinase produces MLLTIDVGNTHTVLGLFDGEEIVEHWRISTDARRTADELAVLLQGLMGMHPLLGMELGDGIEGIAICSTVPAVLHELREVTRRYYGDVPAVLVEPGIKTGVPILMDNPKEVGADRIINAVAAVDLYGGPAIVVDFGTATTFDAVSARGEYTGGVIAPGIEISVEALGVKGAQLRKIELARPRSVIGKNTVEAMQAGIIYGFAGQVDGVVGRMKKELAADPDDVTVIATGGLAPMVLNESSVIDEHEPWLTLIGLRLVYERNVSRL; encoded by the coding sequence ATGCTGCTCACCATCGACGTCGGCAACACCCACACGGTCCTCGGCCTGTTCGACGGTGAGGAGATCGTCGAGCACTGGCGGATCTCCACCGACGCACGGCGCACCGCGGACGAGCTCGCGGTCCTCCTCCAGGGCCTGATGGGCATGCACCCGCTGCTGGGCATGGAGCTGGGCGACGGCATCGAGGGCATCGCCATCTGCTCCACCGTCCCGGCCGTCCTGCACGAGCTGCGCGAGGTGACCCGCCGCTACTACGGCGACGTCCCCGCCGTCCTCGTCGAGCCGGGCATCAAGACCGGCGTGCCGATCCTCATGGACAACCCGAAGGAGGTCGGCGCGGACCGCATCATCAACGCGGTCGCCGCCGTCGACCTGTACGGCGGTCCGGCGATCGTCGTCGACTTCGGCACGGCCACCACCTTCGACGCGGTGTCCGCCCGGGGGGAGTACACCGGCGGTGTCATCGCGCCCGGTATCGAGATCTCGGTCGAGGCGCTCGGCGTCAAGGGCGCCCAGCTGCGCAAGATCGAACTGGCCCGGCCGCGCAGCGTGATCGGGAAGAACACCGTCGAGGCCATGCAGGCGGGCATCATCTACGGCTTCGCCGGCCAGGTCGACGGTGTCGTCGGACGCATGAAGAAGGAACTGGCGGCCGACCCCGACGACGTCACCGTCATCGCGACCGGCGGCCTTGCTCCGATGGTGCTGAACGAGTCCTCGGTCATCGACGAGCACGAGCCCTGGCTGACGCTCATCGGGCTGCGCCTGGTGTACGAGCGGAACGTGTCGCGCCTGTAG
- a CDS encoding TetR/AcrR family transcriptional regulator, with protein MGSTPQPRRGNTRQRIQDVALELFAEQGYEKTSLREIAEHLDVTKAALYYHFKTKEDILVSIFEDLNRPIEELIAWGATQPRTLETKKEILSRYSDALAGAAPLFRFMQENQATVRDLSIGDTIKGRILGLVDLIKDPDAPLTDQVRCFSALFTMHAGIFALRDVEGDPEDKRKAVLEVAVELVTRAHDPGSAQ; from the coding sequence ATGGGCAGCACGCCACAGCCGCGCCGGGGCAACACCCGTCAGCGCATCCAGGACGTCGCTCTGGAGCTCTTCGCCGAGCAGGGTTACGAGAAGACCTCGCTGCGCGAGATCGCGGAGCACCTCGACGTCACCAAGGCAGCGCTCTACTACCACTTCAAGACCAAGGAAGACATCCTCGTCAGCATCTTCGAGGACCTCAACCGTCCCATCGAGGAGCTGATCGCCTGGGGCGCGACACAGCCGCGCACCCTGGAGACGAAGAAGGAGATCCTCAGCCGCTACAGCGACGCGCTGGCCGGCGCCGCCCCGCTCTTCCGCTTCATGCAGGAGAACCAGGCGACCGTGCGCGACCTGAGTATCGGCGACACGATCAAGGGCCGGATCCTGGGACTCGTCGACCTGATCAAGGATCCCGACGCCCCGCTCACCGATCAGGTGCGCTGCTTCAGCGCACTCTTCACGATGCACGCCGGGATCTTCGCGCTGAGAGACGTCGAAGGCGACCCCGAGGACAAGCGCAAGGCCGTCCTCGAAGTCGCCGTCGAACTGGTCACCCGGGCCCATGACCCGGGTTCCGCCCAGTAG
- a CDS encoding M23 family metallopeptidase, producing the protein MSKRVTFQSRRPSASRVRGAVVAAGLGTSMVLGAGAAFAAGTTGTTGAASLASTTTADSVAQQAVAQGKAAKHAAAKKAEAAKKKAAAKKKAAAKRAAKLGWETPVHHYELSASFGNDGSRWSHKHSGQDFAVPIGTKVEAAHKGTIVKAGPNGGGDGPAYGNAIVIKHSNGTYSQYAHLSKIKVHIGQHVKKGQKIALSGNTGNSSGPHLHFEIRTTPNYGSAVNPVNYLHKEGVSV; encoded by the coding sequence ATGTCGAAGCGCGTTACGTTCCAGTCCCGCCGCCCGTCCGCTTCCCGTGTCCGTGGCGCCGTGGTGGCAGCCGGCCTGGGGACGTCGATGGTTCTCGGTGCGGGCGCTGCGTTCGCGGCCGGCACGACGGGTACCACCGGCGCCGCGAGCCTGGCGAGCACCACCACCGCCGACTCGGTCGCCCAGCAGGCGGTCGCGCAGGGCAAGGCGGCCAAGCACGCCGCGGCGAAGAAGGCCGAAGCGGCCAAGAAGAAGGCCGCGGCCAAGAAGAAGGCGGCCGCCAAGAGGGCCGCGAAGCTCGGCTGGGAGACCCCGGTCCACCACTACGAGCTGAGCGCCAGCTTCGGCAACGACGGCAGCCGCTGGTCGCACAAGCACTCCGGCCAGGACTTCGCCGTGCCGATCGGCACCAAGGTCGAGGCCGCGCACAAGGGCACCATCGTGAAGGCCGGCCCGAACGGTGGCGGCGACGGTCCCGCGTACGGCAACGCCATCGTGATCAAGCACAGCAACGGCACGTACTCCCAGTACGCGCACCTCTCGAAGATCAAGGTGCACATCGGCCAGCACGTGAAGAAGGGCCAGAAGATCGCCCTGTCCGGCAACACCGGCAACTCCAGCGGCCCGCACCTGCACTTCGAGATCCGCACCACCCCGAACTACGGTTCGGCGGTCAACCCGGTCAACTACCTGCACAAGGAGGGCGTCTCGGTCTGA
- a CDS encoding BlaI/MecI/CopY family transcriptional regulator, whose product MPRQLGELEDAVMTRVWQWNRPVTVREVLEDLQQERSIAYTTVMTVMDNLHQKGWVRREVDGRAYRYTAVSTRAAYSAALMNEAWSRSDNPAAALVAFFGMMSAEQREALRDAMRIVLPTLPEDAVPSAGEETGEETAEAADDARPEAGR is encoded by the coding sequence GTGCCCCGTCAATTGGGAGAGCTGGAAGACGCCGTGATGACGCGGGTCTGGCAATGGAACCGTCCGGTCACCGTGCGGGAAGTCCTTGAGGACCTTCAGCAGGAGCGGTCCATCGCCTACACCACCGTCATGACGGTAATGGACAATCTCCATCAGAAGGGCTGGGTGCGCCGGGAAGTGGACGGCCGCGCTTATCGATATACGGCGGTCTCCACCCGTGCCGCGTACTCGGCCGCGCTGATGAACGAAGCCTGGTCACGCAGTGACAACCCCGCCGCCGCGCTGGTCGCGTTCTTCGGCATGATGTCGGCCGAGCAGCGTGAGGCCCTCCGGGACGCCATGCGGATCGTTCTGCCCACTCTTCCCGAGGATGCCGTGCCGTCGGCCGGCGAAGAGACGGGTGAAGAGACCGCCGAAGCGGCCGATGACGCGCGGCCGGAGGCCGGACGATAG
- a CDS encoding amino-acid N-acetyltransferase, with protein sequence MSSEHPRTDFHTEESVINVAITVRRARTSDVASVRRLLDGYVREGILLDKATVTLYEDIQEFWIAERDEDARVIGCGALHVMWEDLAEVRTLAVDHSIKGAGVGHQVLDKLLQTARWLGVRRVFCLTFEVDFFAKHGFVEIGETPVDGDVYSELLRSYDEGVAEFLGLERVKPNTLGNSRMLLHL encoded by the coding sequence ATGTCCTCAGAGCATCCGCGAACCGATTTCCATACCGAAGAGTCGGTTATAAACGTCGCCATCACCGTCCGACGTGCCAGGACGAGCGATGTGGCCTCGGTCCGCCGTCTCCTCGACGGCTACGTACGAGAAGGCATCCTGCTCGACAAAGCGACGGTGACGCTTTACGAGGACATCCAGGAGTTCTGGATCGCCGAACGCGACGAGGACGCCAGGGTCATCGGCTGCGGCGCACTCCATGTGATGTGGGAAGACCTGGCCGAAGTCCGTACTCTCGCGGTCGATCACAGCATCAAGGGTGCCGGAGTCGGGCATCAAGTCCTGGACAAGTTGTTGCAGACCGCCCGCTGGCTCGGTGTGCGACGGGTTTTCTGTCTCACCTTCGAAGTCGACTTCTTCGCGAAGCACGGCTTCGTGGAGATCGGAGAGACTCCGGTCGACGGAGATGTCTACAGCGAGCTGCTGCGTTCCTATGACGAGGGAGTCGCGGAGTTCCTCGGTCTCGAACGAGTGAAGCCGAACACCTTGGGCAACAGCCGGATGCTTCTGCACCTGTGA
- a CDS encoding L-aspartate oxidase gives MTGIRLTAPAPGWSIDADVVVVGSGVAGLTTALRCAAAGLATVVVTKARLDDGSTRWAQGGVAAALGEGDTPEQHLDDTLVAGAGLCDEAAVRTLVTEGPDAVRRLIGTGAHFDTTDDGDIALTREGGHHRRRIAHAGGDATGAEISRALVEAVREAALHTVENALVLDLLTDAEGRTAGVTLHVMGEGQHDGVGAVNAPAVVLATGGMGQVFSATTNPPVSTGDGVALALRAGAEVSDLEFVQFHPTVLFLGSGAEGQQPLVSEAVRGEGAHLVDAHGTRFMVGQHELAELAPRDIVAKAITRQMQLHGTEHMYLDARHFGAEMWEQRFPTILAACRAHGIDPVTEAIPIAPAAHHASGGVRTDLRGRTTVPGLYACGEVACTGVHGANRLASNSLLEGLVFAERIAADIVEERPRAGEAVSTDPAPSPLMAPEARTTIQRIMTRGAGVLRSADSLVTAADELEDLHRSAALRAGAADPKAAVPGVDAWEVTNLLLVSRVLVAAARQREETRGCHWRKDRPERDDENWRRHLVVRLTPDRQLVLRRTDTEAFGPVQPSGAADCAATGTTHPTPEEP, from the coding sequence GTGACCGGAATACGGCTGACCGCCCCCGCCCCCGGCTGGTCCATCGACGCCGATGTCGTGGTCGTCGGTTCCGGCGTCGCCGGACTCACCACCGCGCTGCGCTGCGCCGCCGCCGGCCTCGCCACCGTCGTCGTCACCAAGGCCCGCCTCGACGACGGCTCCACCCGCTGGGCCCAGGGCGGCGTCGCTGCCGCGCTCGGCGAGGGCGACACCCCCGAGCAGCACCTGGACGACACCCTGGTCGCCGGTGCGGGCCTCTGCGACGAGGCGGCGGTGCGCACCCTGGTCACCGAGGGACCCGACGCGGTGCGCCGGCTCATCGGCACCGGTGCCCACTTCGACACCACGGACGACGGCGACATCGCGCTGACCCGCGAGGGCGGCCACCACCGCCGCCGCATCGCCCACGCGGGCGGCGACGCGACCGGTGCGGAGATCTCCCGCGCCCTGGTCGAAGCGGTCCGCGAGGCCGCCCTGCACACCGTCGAGAACGCCCTCGTGCTCGACCTCCTCACCGACGCCGAGGGCCGTACCGCGGGCGTCACCCTGCACGTCATGGGCGAGGGCCAGCACGACGGCGTCGGCGCGGTCAACGCCCCCGCGGTGGTCCTCGCCACCGGTGGCATGGGCCAGGTCTTCTCCGCCACCACCAACCCGCCGGTCTCCACCGGCGACGGGGTGGCGCTCGCGCTGCGGGCCGGCGCGGAGGTCTCGGACCTCGAATTCGTCCAGTTCCACCCCACGGTCCTCTTCCTCGGCAGCGGCGCCGAGGGCCAGCAGCCGCTCGTCTCGGAAGCGGTACGGGGCGAGGGCGCCCACCTCGTCGACGCGCACGGGACGCGGTTCATGGTCGGGCAGCACGAACTGGCGGAGCTGGCCCCGCGCGACATCGTCGCCAAGGCCATCACCCGCCAGATGCAGCTGCACGGCACCGAGCACATGTACCTCGACGCCCGCCACTTCGGCGCCGAGATGTGGGAGCAGCGCTTCCCCACGATCCTGGCCGCCTGCCGGGCCCACGGCATCGACCCGGTCACCGAGGCGATACCGATCGCCCCGGCCGCGCACCACGCATCCGGTGGCGTCCGTACCGACCTGCGGGGCCGCACCACCGTGCCCGGCCTGTACGCCTGCGGCGAGGTCGCGTGCACCGGGGTGCACGGCGCGAACCGGCTGGCGTCCAACTCGCTCCTGGAAGGGCTCGTCTTCGCCGAGCGCATCGCGGCGGACATCGTCGAGGAGCGGCCCCGCGCGGGCGAGGCCGTCAGCACGGACCCCGCGCCCTCCCCGCTCATGGCCCCCGAGGCGCGGACCACGATCCAGCGCATCATGACCCGCGGCGCCGGTGTCCTGCGCTCGGCGGACAGCCTCGTCACCGCGGCGGACGAGCTGGAGGACCTGCACCGCAGCGCGGCCCTGCGGGCCGGGGCGGCCGACCCGAAGGCCGCGGTGCCCGGCGTCGACGCCTGGGAGGTCACCAACCTGCTCCTGGTCTCCCGGGTCCTGGTCGCCGCCGCCCGGCAGCGCGAGGAGACCCGCGGCTGCCACTGGCGCAAGGACCGGCCCGAGCGCGACGACGAGAACTGGCGCCGCCATCTCGTCGTGCGGCTCACCCCGGACCGGCAGCTGGTCCTCCGTCGGACGGATACCGAGGCGTTCGGGCCCGTACAGCCGTCCGGGGCAGCAGACTGCGCAGCAACAGGCACCACCCACCCCACTCCCGAGGAGCCGTAA
- the nadC gene encoding carboxylating nicotinate-nucleotide diphosphorylase, whose amino-acid sequence MSTPEENPRPTPVDVPLIQIGAPAPAAGGCGDGCGCGGEDGYDLDALECGLDPALAQLLAAAGLDPVTVEDVAHVAIEEDLDGGVDVTTVATVPEDAVATGDFTAREAGVVAGLRVAEAVLSIVCTDEFEVERHVEDGDRVAPGQKLLTVTTRTRDLLTGERSALNLLCRLSGIATATRAWADVLEGTRAKVRDTRKTTPGLRALEKYAVRCGGGVNHRMSLSDAALVKDNHVIAAGGVAEAFKRVRDEFPDLAIEVEVDTMQQVTEVLDAGADLILLDNFTPSQTAEAVALVGGRAVLESSGRLSLDSARAYADAGVDYLAVGALTHSSPILDIGLDFRDSDGAGA is encoded by the coding sequence GTGAGCACGCCCGAAGAGAATCCGCGCCCCACACCCGTGGACGTACCGCTGATCCAGATCGGCGCGCCCGCACCTGCCGCGGGCGGCTGCGGTGACGGCTGCGGCTGCGGCGGGGAGGACGGCTACGACCTGGACGCGCTGGAGTGCGGACTGGACCCCGCGCTCGCCCAGCTCCTGGCCGCGGCGGGCCTGGACCCGGTCACCGTCGAGGACGTCGCGCACGTCGCCATCGAGGAGGACCTCGACGGCGGGGTGGACGTCACGACCGTCGCCACCGTCCCCGAGGACGCGGTGGCCACCGGCGACTTCACCGCCCGTGAGGCGGGCGTCGTGGCCGGTCTGCGCGTCGCCGAGGCCGTGCTGTCCATCGTCTGCACGGACGAGTTCGAGGTCGAGCGGCACGTCGAGGACGGCGACCGTGTCGCCCCCGGGCAGAAGCTGCTGACGGTCACCACCCGCACCCGCGACCTGCTGACCGGCGAGCGCAGCGCGCTCAACCTGCTGTGCCGGCTCTCCGGCATCGCGACCGCCACCCGTGCCTGGGCCGATGTGCTGGAGGGCACCAGGGCCAAGGTCCGTGACACCCGCAAGACGACGCCCGGCCTGCGCGCCCTGGAGAAGTACGCGGTGCGCTGCGGCGGCGGCGTCAACCACCGGATGTCGCTGTCCGACGCCGCGCTGGTCAAGGACAACCACGTGATCGCGGCGGGCGGCGTCGCCGAGGCCTTCAAGCGGGTCAGGGACGAGTTCCCGGACCTCGCGATCGAGGTCGAGGTCGACACGATGCAGCAGGTCACCGAGGTCCTGGACGCGGGAGCCGACCTGATCCTGCTGGACAACTTCACCCCGTCGCAGACCGCCGAGGCCGTCGCGCTCGTCGGCGGCCGCGCGGTCCTGGAGTCCTCGGGCCGGCTGTCCCTGGACTCCGCCCGCGCGTACGCGGACGCGGGCGTGGACTACCTGGCGGTCGGCGCGCTGACCCACTCCTCGCCGATCCTCGACATCGGCCTGGACTTCCGCGACTCCGACGGGGCCGGCGCCTGA
- the panC gene encoding pantoate--beta-alanine ligase, protein MTESAATLLRTAAELATYAPGTEPDGSAAASRGERAVVMTMGALHEGHASLIHTARAMAGPAGQVVVTVFVNPLQFGEAADLDRYPRTLDADLSVAGAAGADAVFAPSVDEVYPGGEPQVRISAGPMGERLEGASRPGHFDGMLTVVAKMLHLTRPDVAFFGQKDAQQLALIRRMVRDLNFPVEIVGVETAREPDGLALSSRNRFLDPHERHTALALSGALFAARDRLAAQQALHARAQTTGATEDRAAGLTRLGEARLAADAQAVARARPDGGPAAVRAAARSILDDAASAQPPLDLDYLALVDPADFTEIPDDRTAGDAILAVAARVGATRLIDNIPLTFGATP, encoded by the coding sequence ATGACCGAATCCGCCGCCACCCTGCTCCGCACCGCGGCCGAGCTGGCGACGTACGCCCCCGGCACGGAGCCGGACGGCTCGGCCGCCGCGTCCCGGGGCGAGCGGGCCGTCGTCATGACGATGGGCGCCCTGCACGAGGGCCACGCCTCCCTGATCCACACCGCACGCGCGATGGCCGGCCCGGCCGGCCAGGTCGTCGTCACGGTCTTCGTCAACCCGCTCCAGTTCGGGGAGGCGGCCGACCTCGACCGCTACCCGCGCACCCTGGACGCGGACCTCTCGGTGGCCGGCGCGGCCGGCGCCGACGCGGTGTTCGCGCCGTCCGTCGACGAGGTCTACCCCGGCGGCGAGCCGCAGGTGCGGATCTCGGCGGGCCCGATGGGCGAGCGCCTCGAAGGCGCCTCGCGCCCCGGGCACTTCGACGGGATGCTCACCGTCGTCGCCAAGATGCTCCACCTCACCCGTCCCGACGTCGCCTTCTTCGGGCAGAAGGACGCCCAGCAGCTGGCGCTGATCCGCCGCATGGTGCGCGATCTGAACTTCCCGGTGGAGATCGTGGGCGTGGAGACGGCCCGGGAGCCGGACGGGCTCGCGCTCTCCAGCCGCAACCGTTTCCTCGACCCGCACGAGCGCCACACCGCGCTCGCCCTGTCCGGCGCCCTGTTCGCGGCCCGGGACCGGCTCGCCGCCCAGCAGGCGCTGCACGCCCGCGCGCAGACCACCGGGGCCACGGAGGACCGGGCCGCCGGGCTCACCCGGCTCGGCGAGGCCAGACTGGCCGCCGACGCCCAGGCCGTCGCCCGCGCCCGGCCGGACGGCGGCCCCGCCGCGGTGCGCGCCGCCGCCCGCTCGATCCTGGACGACGCGGCGTCCGCACAGCCCCCGCTCGACCTCGACTACCTGGCGCTCGTGGACCCGGCGGACTTCACCGAGATCCCCGACGACCGCACCGCGGGCGACGCGATCCTCGCCGTCGCCGCACGGGTGGGCGCCACCCGCCTCATCGACAACATCCCGCTGACCTTCGGAGCCACCCCGTGA
- a CDS encoding SCO3374 family protein yields the protein MALTVPPPRTASPAERGGRADGPSRDAWARWYEEELGWATAGSAPVRLLTGLRFDALVVPAAAGHAALRRVGRTGPVTLTGRRMTLLVAPGSADELPGLLDWLEWGGVALAIGALGAGGRITAPPPPGRPGPPGAAVWLRPPCPPHEQGEEPVLPALSGFGSRGGDTPDLIRLVDAVATECHRARLMRARTGPRTGGTTAQPLAFS from the coding sequence ATGGCCCTCACCGTCCCGCCGCCCCGAACCGCGTCCCCCGCAGAGCGGGGTGGCCGCGCCGATGGCCCGTCACGCGACGCGTGGGCCCGGTGGTACGAGGAGGAGCTCGGCTGGGCGACGGCGGGCAGCGCCCCGGTGCGCCTGCTGACCGGGCTGCGGTTCGACGCGCTCGTCGTCCCCGCGGCCGCGGGTCACGCGGCGCTGCGGCGGGTGGGCCGGACCGGTCCTGTGACGTTGACGGGCCGGCGGATGACCCTGCTGGTGGCGCCGGGGAGCGCCGACGAACTGCCCGGGCTGCTCGACTGGCTGGAGTGGGGCGGGGTCGCCCTCGCGATCGGCGCCCTCGGCGCGGGTGGCCGGATCACCGCTCCGCCCCCGCCGGGCCGGCCGGGTCCGCCGGGGGCCGCCGTATGGCTGCGACCCCCCTGTCCACCGCACGAGCAGGGGGAGGAGCCGGTCCTCCCGGCCCTCTCCGGCTTCGGGAGCAGGGGTGGGGATACTCCCGATCTCATCCGGCTCGTGGACGCCGTGGCGACGGAATGCCATCGGGCCCGGTTGATGCGTGCCCGTACGGGACCGCGCACCGGTGGAACGACTGCTCAGCCGTTGGCCTTCTCGTAA